The following are encoded in a window of Limibacter armeniacum genomic DNA:
- a CDS encoding DUF4905 domain-containing protein — MSPTIQYQQPDSLIWQLLYDKHSDILVAELRNETNREVSYTALKLNEASILWEGMQPEETWWVGAAAAIRDTLFLYEYDEESQLPTIKSTSAYSLNTGQPLWTKEGYAFEYPTSNGVVVRSNSEQKVLDFQTGKELTDQPETLSPTQQYMPEEPTCYQQDNEHFQTLERFLLQKAQAAPYQAVWYHELDNCLVLAFSERTEEAVRLRLMVFSLNGELLYQDTLDEATKEVASSPFITIDNHLIYIKNKQKLICLPLKGI; from the coding sequence ATGTCACCTACAATTCAGTACCAGCAACCTGACAGTCTGATCTGGCAACTGCTTTACGACAAGCATTCGGATATTCTTGTGGCTGAACTAAGAAATGAGACTAATAGGGAAGTCAGTTATACAGCATTGAAACTAAATGAAGCCTCGATATTATGGGAGGGTATGCAACCTGAAGAAACCTGGTGGGTAGGTGCGGCAGCTGCTATCAGAGACACTCTTTTTCTATATGAATATGATGAAGAGTCCCAGCTACCAACAATCAAAAGCACTTCCGCATATTCTTTGAATACAGGTCAGCCATTATGGACAAAAGAAGGCTATGCTTTTGAATATCCCACCAGCAATGGGGTTGTTGTCAGGTCTAATTCAGAACAAAAGGTACTTGACTTTCAAACAGGAAAAGAACTTACTGATCAACCTGAAACCTTGTCCCCTACTCAGCAATATATGCCCGAAGAGCCAACCTGTTACCAGCAGGACAATGAACACTTCCAAACACTAGAAAGGTTTCTACTCCAAAAGGCTCAAGCAGCGCCATATCAGGCAGTCTGGTATCATGAGCTAGATAATTGCTTGGTTTTGGCATTCAGTGAAAGAACTGAAGAAGCTGTCAGGTTGCGCCTTATGGTTTTCAGTCTGAATGGTGAGTTACTGTATCAAGATACACTGGACGAAGCAACCAAAGAAGTAGCCTCATCACCGTTTATTACTATTGACAATCATCTGATTTATATCAAAAACAAACAAAAGCTTATTTGCTTACCGTTAAAAGGAATATAA
- a CDS encoding LysM peptidoglycan-binding domain-containing protein, whose product MMADLNSIIKTLLSFLLFFTFAFGANAQATKHDAQEVRTHQVEQGETLSSISRLYKISLKDLMEANNKVDSYIRIGECLTIPAPKTAQQPTVLIGSMYRKTAEPTNTDKPANGKEQQYHVVKEGENFYQISKQYNISPEELKTSNNLTTDIVLPGQRLIIKSTSASTQKTETAQAVDAPIKHVVTYNEQLDDILRKFKISEEQLRAWNQMAPNAKIFPTQVLIVGYESLQGNNIYQQAALPNDANTAHQQTANPDVYNKTVADLNATEAKENGILIPHAESGKGLVVEIPNSPMSKAIALYKPETVGSFIKVINPTNGKYTAVRVVGALPEHERTNGVIIKLSKPVCESLGLSGQEFNIKTEYNK is encoded by the coding sequence ATGATGGCAGATTTAAATTCAATCATAAAGACCCTTCTTAGTTTCTTGCTATTCTTCACATTTGCTTTTGGGGCTAACGCACAAGCAACTAAGCATGATGCTCAAGAGGTACGAACGCATCAAGTGGAACAAGGCGAAACACTCTCTTCCATTTCGAGACTGTATAAAATCTCGCTAAAGGATTTGATGGAAGCTAACAACAAAGTCGACTCCTATATAAGGATTGGTGAGTGCCTGACAATTCCAGCTCCTAAAACAGCTCAACAGCCTACTGTATTGATAGGAAGTATGTACAGAAAAACAGCTGAACCTACTAATACAGACAAGCCTGCAAATGGCAAGGAACAACAATACCATGTCGTAAAAGAAGGAGAAAACTTCTACCAGATTTCAAAGCAGTATAATATTTCTCCTGAGGAACTGAAAACCTCCAATAATCTTACAACAGACATTGTATTGCCAGGACAACGTCTAATCATTAAATCTACTTCGGCTAGTACTCAGAAAACCGAAACAGCTCAAGCAGTTGACGCTCCAATAAAGCATGTGGTTACTTACAATGAGCAATTGGATGACATTCTTCGAAAGTTCAAAATCAGTGAAGAGCAGCTTAGAGCATGGAACCAAATGGCTCCAAATGCCAAGATATTTCCTACGCAGGTACTGATAGTTGGTTATGAGTCATTACAGGGCAACAATATTTACCAACAGGCGGCTTTGCCTAATGATGCAAATACCGCCCATCAACAAACAGCCAATCCTGATGTGTACAACAAGACGGTTGCAGACTTGAACGCTACAGAAGCCAAAGAAAATGGCATTCTTATTCCTCATGCCGAGAGTGGAAAAGGATTGGTTGTTGAAATTCCCAACAGTCCGATGTCAAAGGCTATTGCACTCTATAAACCTGAAACTGTAGGTTCATTTATCAAGGTTATCAACCCAACAAATGGTAAGTATACAGCGGTCAGAGTGGTTGGTGCTTTACCTGAGCATGAACGAACCAATGGGGTGATTATCAAACTTTCTAAACCTGTTTGTGAATCATTAGGTTTGAGCGGACAAGAATTCAATATTAAAACAGAATACAATAAATAA
- a CDS encoding acetyl-CoA carboxylase biotin carboxyl carrier protein subunit: protein MTEITTNDRTYKVEQDKENLQINGNKANLDIKQLRAGSFSVISNNKNYQIEVIEANYTTKQFTLKVNGKRFELKAQSELDKLLEKLGMDTQAATLVKDLKAPMPGLILAIQTEEGQQVNEGDTLLILEAMKMENVIKSPREGVIKSIKAKTGENVEKNQLLITFE from the coding sequence ATGACCGAGATTACAACAAACGACAGAACGTATAAAGTCGAGCAGGACAAAGAGAACTTACAGATCAATGGCAATAAAGCCAACCTGGATATCAAACAACTTCGCGCCGGCAGCTTCAGTGTTATCAGTAACAATAAAAATTATCAGATTGAAGTAATTGAAGCCAACTACACCACTAAACAGTTTACGCTGAAGGTAAATGGAAAGAGGTTTGAGTTAAAAGCGCAAAGTGAGTTGGATAAGTTACTCGAAAAACTGGGAATGGACACGCAAGCAGCCACACTGGTTAAAGATCTGAAAGCTCCAATGCCAGGACTTATTCTGGCTATTCAAACAGAGGAAGGACAACAAGTAAATGAAGGTGACACCCTTTTGATACTAGAAGCCATGAAAATGGAAAATGTCATTAAATCTCCTCGAGAAGGTGTTATCAAGTCGATCAAAGCCAAAACTGGTGAAAATGTGGAGAAAAATCAGTTACTGATCACATTTGAATAA
- a CDS encoding ribonuclease HII yields the protein MLLSSFGSGKIECGLDEAGRGCLAGPVVAAGVILPDGYQNEMLNDSKKLSAKKRELLRGVIEKDALAYFVAEVSHQEIDKINILNASFLAMHRCIDQMEIKPELLLIDGNRFNPYQGITHECIIKGDGKYASIAAASVLAKTYRDELMTNLAKTYPHYGWEKNAGYPTKAHRDAIRVHGSTPFHRNSFKLLPEQTSLPF from the coding sequence ATGCTTTTATCTTCTTTTGGATCTGGAAAAATTGAGTGTGGGTTAGATGAAGCTGGCAGAGGGTGCCTAGCAGGCCCGGTAGTAGCAGCTGGTGTTATCCTGCCTGATGGGTATCAGAATGAGATGCTCAATGATTCAAAAAAGCTTAGCGCCAAAAAAAGGGAACTGCTAAGAGGTGTTATTGAAAAGGATGCCTTGGCTTATTTTGTAGCTGAAGTTTCTCATCAGGAAATTGACAAAATCAACATTCTCAATGCTTCATTTCTGGCAATGCATCGTTGTATTGACCAAATGGAAATAAAGCCAGAGCTTCTACTGATTGATGGCAATAGGTTTAACCCTTATCAGGGAATTACACACGAGTGTATCATCAAGGGAGACGGTAAATATGCGAGCATAGCTGCGGCTTCTGTCTTGGCTAAAACCTACCGTGATGAATTGATGACCAATTTGGCTAAAACCTATCCCCACTATGGCTGGGAGAAAAATGCTGGTTACCCGACCAAGGCACATAGAGATGCAATAAGAGTACATGGATCAACTCCTTTTCATCGCAACTCTTTTAAGCTTTTGCCTGAGCAAACCAGCTTACCGTTCTGA
- a CDS encoding Smr/MutS family protein, giving the protein MNIGDKVRSVSGSEEGIVVRFITEREVEVEIEDGFRIPFMKSELVIVSKEEARNFGGDDQVVTEKKGSAKEIKIPVYSEKGLFLAFTHVNDKILDLHLINNTDLTIPVLLGEESKKGYHGIYVGGLNARTHTRIHQMNLDQFESWPSLIFQALFFKAGLSIPREPLVRKLRFRAESFMKSKKEIPMLAVDGYLFQLDVEDLDKIDPDQLKSGLMENKSSEGKGAVEMPAKPKNEVDLHAEALGLDPEMGSNLISLQILHFEKELEAAIANGMDEITFIHGIGSGKLKLEIQKRLSKNHHVEYYKDAKKEKFGYGATYVKLI; this is encoded by the coding sequence ATGAATATTGGAGATAAAGTAAGAAGCGTAAGTGGAAGTGAAGAAGGTATTGTAGTACGTTTCATTACAGAAAGAGAAGTTGAGGTTGAAATCGAAGACGGTTTCAGAATCCCCTTCATGAAATCCGAATTGGTAATCGTTTCAAAAGAAGAAGCAAGAAACTTTGGAGGCGATGACCAAGTAGTTACAGAGAAAAAAGGCAGTGCAAAAGAGATTAAGATACCTGTTTACTCTGAAAAAGGCTTGTTCTTGGCATTTACTCACGTCAATGACAAGATTCTGGACTTACACTTGATCAATAACACTGACTTAACCATACCAGTATTGTTGGGTGAAGAAAGTAAAAAAGGATACCACGGTATTTACGTTGGTGGTCTTAATGCAAGAACCCACACAAGAATTCACCAGATGAATCTTGACCAGTTTGAAAGCTGGCCATCACTGATTTTCCAAGCACTGTTCTTCAAAGCTGGTTTGAGCATCCCAAGGGAGCCATTAGTAAGAAAACTACGCTTTAGAGCTGAGTCTTTCATGAAAAGCAAGAAGGAAATTCCTATGCTGGCAGTTGACGGTTACCTGTTCCAACTAGATGTGGAAGATCTAGACAAGATTGACCCAGATCAACTGAAAAGTGGTTTAATGGAGAACAAATCATCTGAAGGTAAAGGAGCTGTTGAAATGCCTGCAAAACCTAAAAATGAGGTTGATTTACACGCAGAAGCTTTAGGCTTGGACCCTGAAATGGGCAGTAACCTGATCAGCTTGCAAATCCTTCACTTTGAAAAGGAACTGGAAGCCGCCATCGCCAACGGAATGGATGAAATCACTTTTATACATGGGATCGGTTCAGGAAAACTGAAACTGGAAATCCAGAAACGACTTTCCAAAAACCACCATGTGGAGTACTATAAAGATGCTAAAAAGGAGAAGTTTGGCTACGGTGCAACCTATGTCAAACTAATCTGA
- a CDS encoding cytochrome c maturation protein CcmE domain-containing protein translates to MKKTHIIGLVVIAAMIGIVVSTAGDASQYVSFQEAFALASDGNDSKVHVVGELTKNETHEVVGIQYNPSLDPNYLAFNLVDNNNEVHKVVCYNPPASMKDFEKSEKVVVIGRASKQGGEFVASEILMKCPSKYEETKL, encoded by the coding sequence ATGAAAAAGACACATATTATCGGGCTTGTTGTAATTGCCGCTATGATCGGTATTGTTGTTTCAACTGCTGGAGATGCTAGCCAATACGTTAGCTTTCAGGAAGCTTTTGCTTTAGCTAGTGATGGCAATGATTCAAAAGTACACGTGGTTGGTGAGCTGACTAAAAATGAAACACATGAAGTTGTGGGTATTCAGTACAACCCAAGCCTAGATCCTAACTACTTGGCTTTTAACCTGGTTGATAATAATAATGAGGTGCATAAAGTGGTTTGTTATAACCCTCCTGCATCAATGAAAGATTTTGAGAAATCAGAGAAAGTGGTGGTTATAGGTAGAGCATCCAAGCAAGGAGGTGAGTTTGTGGCTTCTGAAATCCTGATGAAGTGTCCTTCTAAATATGAAGAGACTAAACTGTAG
- a CDS encoding CcmD family protein has protein sequence MKKLVYAFMLAVMLAFTGMDAALAQEKQQITEADYTNEKVEMADVMRENGKIYIVVAVLATVLGGMIYYLVSIDRKVSKIEKMYQD, from the coding sequence ATGAAAAAACTCGTTTATGCCTTTATGCTTGCTGTAATGCTGGCTTTTACAGGAATGGATGCAGCTTTGGCTCAAGAAAAGCAACAGATTACCGAAGCGGATTATACCAATGAAAAGGTAGAGATGGCTGATGTGATGCGTGAAAATGGTAAGATCTACATTGTAGTGGCTGTATTGGCTACTGTGCTTGGAGGTATGATCTATTACCTTGTATCGATTGACCGAAAGGTGAGTAAGATCGAGAAAATGTATCAAGACTGA
- a CDS encoding cytochrome c biogenesis protein, producing the protein MKNNWWKVLTVFLLFYTVVGGLMLEVPRLDILNETVRNLYFHVPMWFGMVLLLLTSVVYSVKYLNSSNWEHDVAASEYASTGVLFGVLGLITGMIWAKFTWGSYWSGDPKQNMSAIGMMMYFAYFLLRGAFNDEQQRARISSIYNIFAFVIFIVLIFVLPRLTDSLHPGNGGNPGFNAYDMDSQLRLVFYPAVIGWTLLGVWMSSVRVRLRKAIHKLEEKEDAMQLGNA; encoded by the coding sequence ATGAAAAATAATTGGTGGAAAGTCCTGACCGTATTCTTGCTGTTTTATACAGTAGTTGGCGGTCTGATGCTGGAAGTACCCAGACTGGATATCCTCAATGAGACAGTTCGTAACCTTTATTTCCATGTCCCAATGTGGTTTGGAATGGTGTTACTCTTACTCACCTCTGTAGTCTATTCGGTAAAATACCTGAACAGTTCAAATTGGGAGCATGATGTAGCTGCTTCTGAGTATGCCAGTACAGGAGTGCTGTTTGGTGTACTTGGCCTGATCACAGGTATGATTTGGGCAAAATTCACTTGGGGGTCTTATTGGAGTGGTGATCCGAAGCAGAATATGTCTGCCATTGGTATGATGATGTACTTTGCTTACTTCCTGTTGAGAGGTGCATTTAACGATGAGCAGCAGCGTGCACGTATCAGTTCTATTTACAATATTTTTGCTTTTGTCATCTTTATTGTGCTGATATTTGTATTGCCAAGGCTTACTGACTCATTGCACCCTGGTAATGGCGGAAACCCAGGTTTCAATGCCTATGATATGGATTCGCAACTGAGATTGGTATTCTATCCTGCAGTAATTGGCTGGACATTGCTTGGTGTATGGATGTCATCTGTAAGGGTGAGATTGCGTAAGGCGATTCATAAGCTGGAGGAAAAAGAAGATGCTATGCAATTGGGCAATGCCTGA
- a CDS encoding heme exporter protein CcmB, with the protein MARLSKEILALVRKEFVLEWRERSAFNGILLYTFSTIFVCYLSFNQRRVELNPVTWNTLFWIIQLFAAIHGISKSFSQERGGRFYFYYSLVSPQAIILSKIIYNTILMSLISMVGFLIYTFVMGSPVIDLPLFILNLLLGAVGFASTLTMVSGISSKSTNSSTLMAVLGFPVILPMILMLIKVSKNAMDGLARNLSYDEVLTIFAIDVIVVTVSYILFPYLWRS; encoded by the coding sequence ATGGCAAGACTATCAAAAGAAATATTGGCACTGGTCAGAAAAGAGTTTGTTCTGGAGTGGAGAGAGCGTTCAGCTTTCAACGGTATTTTGCTTTATACCTTCAGTACGATCTTTGTCTGTTACCTCAGTTTTAACCAGCGGAGAGTAGAGTTGAACCCGGTTACGTGGAATACCTTGTTTTGGATTATTCAGCTTTTTGCTGCGATTCATGGTATCTCCAAGAGTTTCTCACAGGAGAGAGGCGGGCGTTTCTATTTCTATTATTCCCTCGTTAGTCCTCAAGCAATAATCCTATCCAAGATTATATACAATACTATCCTGATGTCACTGATATCTATGGTAGGATTCCTGATTTATACTTTTGTGATGGGCAGCCCAGTCATTGACTTGCCGTTGTTCATTCTGAACCTGTTGCTGGGTGCGGTAGGATTTGCCTCTACACTGACAATGGTATCCGGTATTTCCTCCAAGTCGACCAACAGCAGTACACTAATGGCCGTGTTGGGGTTTCCAGTCATCCTTCCCATGATCCTTATGCTTATCAAGGTATCCAAAAATGCCATGGACGGATTGGCCCGAAACTTAAGTTATGACGAGGTTTTGACTATTTTTGCCATTGATGTGATTGTGGTAACAGTTTCATATATACTGTTTCCGTATCTTTGGCGAAGCTGA
- a CDS encoding DUF2480 family protein yields the protein MDEIINRVANSPLISFDLEDYYHQGERVVLDIKDVLFQGLILREKDFRDFVKEQDWSTYEGKNVAITCSADAIVPTWAYMLLSVKLEPFAHLVVFGSLSDLENALYREALSKVDLEQFRDKPVVVKGCSNVDVPTYAYVEISRLLRPVAKTIMYGEPCSTVPIYKRPKQKV from the coding sequence ATGGATGAAATAATAAACAGAGTAGCCAATAGCCCTTTGATCTCTTTTGACCTTGAAGACTATTACCATCAAGGAGAACGTGTTGTACTTGATATCAAGGATGTGTTGTTTCAAGGTCTAATCCTAAGGGAAAAGGATTTCAGGGATTTCGTAAAGGAACAAGATTGGAGCACCTATGAGGGTAAGAATGTTGCCATTACCTGTTCTGCAGATGCTATTGTCCCTACTTGGGCATACATGCTACTGTCTGTAAAACTGGAGCCTTTTGCGCACCTTGTTGTTTTTGGCAGCTTATCAGACCTTGAAAATGCCCTTTATAGAGAAGCACTTTCCAAAGTAGATCTAGAGCAATTCAGAGACAAGCCAGTTGTTGTCAAAGGCTGTAGTAATGTGGACGTGCCTACATATGCCTATGTTGAAATCAGCAGGCTGTTGAGACCTGTAGCCAAGACCATTATGTACGGGGAGCCTTGCAGTACTGTACCTATTTATAAGCGTCCAAAACAAAAAGTGTAA
- a CDS encoding polyamine aminopropyltransferase, with amino-acid sequence MLKFFTKSNTLKLALFATGLSGIVAEYILSTLATYFLGNSVLQWTLILSSMLFAMGLGSRISKHLEHHLLEKFIVIEFTLSILVSFSSMVAYGAAAYASFNDSLAIFSIPFEGVLIYSVSIIIGLLIGLEIPLVTRLNEEFETLRVNISAVMEQDYFGSLLGGLFFAFVGLPYLGLTYTPFVLGGVNFLVAILLFFRLKDIVSPRYSIRLKGAGVFVFALIVIGGVFAKSLINYGEQKRYKDKVVLQKQTAYQRLVVTQWKDFHWFYINGNQQLSSFDEWMYHEPMAHSVMKLHKNPQNILILGGGDGCLAREILKYPSVKSITLVDLDPVVTELGKTHSIFTDMNKNSLNDPRVKIINTDAFNYMEDTNEFFDVMMVDFPDPKSIELGRLFSFEMYKQCYKHLRPNGVMIIQAGSPYYATKAFMCIDKTLSAAGFNTIKLHNQVLTLGEWGWVLGAKSIPKEDLKPALQNMTFEDIPTRWLDHDAMSLITSFGKPLIEVDSTEIEVNTIHNPVLPRYYRKGNWDLY; translated from the coding sequence GTGCTGAAATTTTTCACTAAATCAAATACACTGAAGCTGGCTCTTTTTGCCACAGGACTCTCAGGTATTGTAGCAGAATATATTCTATCTACGCTTGCCACCTACTTTTTAGGAAACTCTGTTCTCCAATGGACATTGATTCTTTCCTCCATGCTTTTTGCCATGGGGTTGGGTAGCCGCATCAGTAAACACCTTGAACATCATCTGCTAGAGAAGTTTATCGTCATTGAGTTCACACTCTCCATCTTGGTATCATTCTCTTCAATGGTTGCCTACGGAGCAGCAGCTTATGCCAGTTTCAACGATTCCCTAGCCATATTCTCAATCCCTTTTGAAGGGGTATTGATCTACTCAGTCAGTATCATTATTGGCCTTCTGATTGGTTTGGAAATCCCTTTGGTGACCAGACTTAACGAAGAGTTCGAAACGCTAAGAGTAAACATCTCCGCTGTAATGGAGCAGGATTATTTTGGTAGCTTATTGGGAGGATTGTTCTTTGCATTCGTTGGTTTACCATACCTGGGGCTTACCTATACGCCATTTGTATTAGGTGGTGTCAATTTCTTAGTTGCCATTTTATTGTTTTTCAGACTGAAAGACATTGTTAGCCCACGTTATTCTATTAGACTTAAAGGAGCTGGAGTCTTTGTATTTGCCCTGATAGTAATTGGAGGTGTATTTGCTAAAAGCCTGATCAACTATGGAGAACAGAAACGCTATAAAGACAAAGTCGTTCTCCAAAAACAGACAGCTTATCAAAGACTTGTAGTTACACAATGGAAAGACTTCCACTGGTTTTACATTAACGGTAACCAACAACTAAGCTCTTTTGACGAATGGATGTACCATGAGCCTATGGCACACTCTGTAATGAAGCTACACAAGAATCCTCAAAACATTTTGATTCTGGGTGGTGGTGACGGTTGTTTGGCTCGTGAAATCCTCAAATACCCTTCTGTCAAAAGTATCACCTTGGTGGATCTTGACCCTGTGGTTACAGAATTGGGTAAAACACACTCGATCTTCACCGATATGAATAAAAATTCGCTAAACGACCCAAGGGTAAAAATCATCAATACAGATGCCTTCAATTACATGGAGGATACCAATGAGTTTTTTGATGTGATGATGGTTGACTTCCCTGACCCTAAATCTATCGAACTTGGCAGACTGTTTTCATTTGAAATGTACAAGCAGTGTTACAAGCACCTTAGACCAAACGGTGTGATGATTATTCAGGCGGGTAGCCCATATTATGCCACTAAAGCATTTATGTGTATTGACAAGACTTTGTCTGCGGCTGGATTCAATACCATCAAACTGCACAACCAAGTCCTGACTTTAGGTGAATGGGGATGGGTATTGGGAGCTAAATCAATCCCGAAAGAAGACCTGAAGCCTGCTTTGCAAAACATGACATTTGAAGATATTCCAACCAGGTGGCTTGACCATGATGCCATGTCACTTATCACTTCATTTGGCAAGCCCCTGATTGAGGTTGACTCCACAGAAATTGAAGTCAACACAATTCACAACCCAGTCCTTCCAAGGTATTACCGAAAAGGCAACTGGGACTTATATTAA
- a CDS encoding SulP family inorganic anion transporter: MTSDNFSFSNTWKNDFISGIVVFLVALPLCLGIALASGAPLYSGIIAGIAGGIIVTTFSGSALGVSGPAAGLAVIVADAIGKLGYEPFLLAVVIAGILQVIAGYAKAGIVAHYFPSAVIKGMLAGIGVIIFLKQIPHALGYDRSWEGELEFIQADGHNTFEEIIYAFQYHSIGAVVITIISLAIMIMWESKFIKKIKSLSMVPAPLLVVFLGVGLNELYKLYYPEWALANEPTNTHLVSLPVSESFSEFLSFFVFPDFSQITNKEIYITAATIAVVASLESLLSAEATDKLDPYKRVTPTNQELRAQGFGNIASGLVGGIPVTQVIVRSSTNVMTGGKTKLASLIHGILLLLCVALIPAILNKVPLASLAAILLVIGYKLAKPALFKTMFRNGLSQFIPFVATVLGLVFTDMLTGIGIGLVVAIFNILINNYKIPYYYKKEKHQEGEKFTIKLSQEVTFLNKASISMMLENLPKKSEVTIDGTESVIIDHDVKEIIEDFAAHADLHNITLKIKGIKGLNVPQHMVINNNHEDKDASDEQLKLPNMSEGRA; the protein is encoded by the coding sequence ATGACTTCAGATAATTTTTCATTTTCAAACACATGGAAAAATGACTTTATATCAGGTATTGTAGTATTCCTGGTAGCTCTTCCATTGTGTTTGGGTATCGCCCTAGCATCAGGAGCACCTCTTTATTCAGGTATTATTGCCGGTATTGCGGGTGGTATTATTGTAACAACATTTAGTGGCTCGGCACTGGGTGTCAGTGGTCCTGCAGCTGGTTTGGCTGTAATCGTGGCTGACGCTATCGGAAAACTGGGCTACGAACCATTTCTTTTGGCTGTTGTAATCGCTGGTATCCTTCAGGTAATTGCGGGGTACGCCAAAGCTGGTATTGTTGCTCACTACTTTCCTTCAGCCGTAATTAAAGGTATGCTGGCAGGTATAGGTGTGATTATTTTCTTGAAACAAATTCCCCATGCTTTAGGGTATGACCGCTCTTGGGAAGGAGAACTTGAGTTTATTCAGGCTGACGGTCATAATACATTTGAGGAGATCATCTATGCATTTCAATACCACAGCATAGGAGCAGTCGTCATTACAATCATCTCACTGGCCATTATGATCATGTGGGAAAGCAAGTTCATCAAGAAAATCAAATCACTGAGCATGGTTCCAGCTCCTCTGTTGGTTGTATTCCTAGGGGTTGGACTCAATGAGCTTTATAAGTTATACTATCCGGAATGGGCATTGGCTAACGAACCAACCAACACACACTTGGTAAGCTTGCCCGTATCAGAAAGCTTTTCAGAGTTCTTGTCATTCTTTGTATTCCCTGATTTCTCTCAAATCACCAACAAGGAAATTTATATTACAGCAGCTACCATTGCAGTTGTAGCAAGCCTTGAATCACTGTTATCAGCAGAAGCTACTGACAAGCTGGACCCATACAAACGAGTGACTCCAACCAACCAAGAGTTGAGAGCACAAGGTTTCGGTAACATCGCCAGTGGACTAGTGGGTGGTATACCTGTCACTCAAGTAATCGTAAGGTCATCTACCAACGTAATGACAGGTGGTAAAACCAAGTTGGCGTCCTTAATACATGGTATATTGTTGCTGCTTTGCGTTGCCCTGATTCCAGCAATCTTGAACAAAGTTCCTCTAGCCAGCCTTGCAGCCATTCTATTGGTGATCGGTTATAAACTTGCCAAGCCTGCACTTTTCAAAACAATGTTCCGCAATGGCTTGTCGCAATTCATTCCATTTGTAGCTACAGTACTAGGGTTGGTATTTACTGATATGCTAACTGGTATTGGTATCGGTCTAGTAGTTGCAATCTTCAATATTCTGATCAACAACTATAAGATCCCTTACTACTACAAAAAGGAAAAACATCAGGAAGGTGAAAAATTCACGATCAAACTATCCCAAGAGGTTACTTTCTTAAACAAGGCAAGTATTTCCATGATGCTGGAAAACCTTCCTAAGAAAAGTGAGGTTACTATAGACGGTACAGAGTCTGTTATTATTGACCACGACGTCAAGGAGATCATTGAGGACTTTGCAGCACATGCTGACCTGCATAACATCACCCTGAAAATCAAAGGCATTAAAGGGTTGAATGTTCCTCAGCATATGGTCATCAACAACAACCATGAGGATAAGGATGCTTCAGATGAGCAACTAAAGCTCCCTAATATGAGTGAAGGAAGGGCTTAA
- a CDS encoding carbonic anhydrase → MASYEELFENNRKWVESKTNKDKDFFAKIAKEQNPDYLFIGCSDSRVPANEIMGLEPGDVFVHRNIANMVVNTDLNVMSVINYAVNHLNVKYIIVCGHYNCGGVKAAMEPQDLGILNPWLRNIRDVYRLHKDELNAIENTHDRYNRLVELNVIEQCINIIKTPEVQVKYTQGKFPIVAGWVFDLNNGLLKDLDINFEERLKDIQAIYNLVPEKK, encoded by the coding sequence ATGGCTTCGTACGAAGAATTATTTGAGAATAACCGCAAATGGGTTGAGTCCAAAACAAACAAAGACAAGGACTTCTTTGCTAAAATTGCCAAAGAGCAAAACCCTGACTATCTGTTTATTGGCTGTTCTGACAGCCGTGTCCCTGCCAACGAGATTATGGGACTGGAACCGGGCGACGTTTTCGTTCACAGAAACATCGCTAACATGGTTGTAAATACAGACCTTAATGTAATGTCTGTAATCAACTATGCTGTCAACCACCTAAACGTGAAATATATCATCGTATGTGGTCACTATAACTGTGGTGGTGTAAAAGCTGCTATGGAACCGCAGGACTTGGGAATCCTGAACCCTTGGTTGCGTAATATCCGTGACGTATACCGCTTGCACAAGGACGAACTGAATGCAATTGAAAACACACATGACCGTTACAATCGCCTAGTAGAGTTGAACGTAATTGAGCAGTGTATCAATATCATTAAAACTCCTGAAGTACAAGTGAAATATACACAGGGCAAATTCCCAATCGTTGCAGGATGGGTATTTGACTTAAACAATGGATTACTGAAAGACCTTGATATCAATTTTGAGGAAAGATTGAAAGACATTCAGGCTATCTACAATTTGGTACCTGAAAAGAAGTAA